A window of the Henckelia pumila isolate YLH828 chromosome 3, ASM3356847v2, whole genome shotgun sequence genome harbors these coding sequences:
- the LOC140892130 gene encoding pentatricopeptide repeat-containing protein At1g31920-like translates to MTSRHIQALFQQSTTSIKALQLHCLLFKISLDHNEFFFSQLILATCSVYLQHARKLFDNSPITPPPLFAWNTLIKSYSNYSSTPLESLKLFVELLRTHGELKPDKFTYPFVIKACGRCLMIASGGSIHSMILKAGLGLDRHVNNTLLTMYGRCGVIGYSTKVFDEMLEKDVVSWSSMISAYVDCNCAWNSLMVFKDIMMVNGKPNTVTLVSLVAACTKLLNIRVGKSFHSYIIRNAIELDVSLATAILNMYSKYGLVKEAFHIFNSVGNKYVQSWTVMISCLADYGHGKEAISLFTRMEKTGLLPDRMSFSAILSACSHNGLVNEASELFEKMVNVYSILPTLEHYGCMVDLLGRAGKIEEAYRLIMSMPMEPNSVILRSYLSSCKHQGHVHSADSHLMKLLLEKEPEIGANYVIAGSVSTLLGCGSGINNTRNYMKQKGMKKVPGCSWVHLLVGDC, encoded by the exons ATGACATCTCGCCATATTCAAGCTCTGTTCCAGCAGTCGACAACCTCCATCAAAGCTCTGCAACTTCACTGTTTGCTTTTCAAAATCTCTCTCGACCACAATGAATTTTTCTTCTCTCAGCTTATCCTCGCTACTTGTTCGGTCTACCTCCAACACGCCCGGAAACTCTTCGACAATTCACCCATTACACCCCCGCCACTCTTTGCATGGAACACGCTAATCAAATCATACTCCAACTACTCATCCACCCCGTTAGAATCATTAAAACTATTTGTTGAATTGCTTCGAACACATGGTGAACTGAAACCCGACAAATTCACATACCCTTTTGTCATAAAAGCTTGTGGGCGATGCTTGATGATCGCATCTGGTGGGTCGATTCATTCGATGATTTTGAAGGCGGGTCTTGGTTTAGACCGACATGTGAATAATACGCTCTTGACCATGTATGGTCGGTGCGGTGTGATTGGGTATTCGACGAAAGTGTTCGATGAAATGCTTGAAAAAGATGTGGTGTCTTGGAGTTCCATGATTTCTGCTTATGTTGATTG TAATTGTGCTTGGAATTCATTGATGGTATTCAAAGATATCATGATGGTAAATGGGAAGCCAAACACAGTTACTTTGGTTAGTTTGGTTGCTGCTTGTACCAAACTACTTAATATTAGAGTAGGAAAATCATTTCATTCTTACATTATCAGGAATGCTATTGAGTTAGATGTCTCCTTGGCGACGGCCATTTTGAATATGTACTCGAAATATGGGCTCGTAAAGGAAGCCTTCCATATTTTCAACTCTGTTGGAAATAAATATGTACAGTCATGGACAGTCATGATTTCTTGCCTCGCTGATTATGGCCATGGTAAAGAAGCTATATCTTTGTTTACTAGAATGGAAAAAACAGGCTTATTGCCCGATCGCATGTCATTTTCAGCAATACTTTCTGCTTGTAGTCACAACGGTCTGGTGAACGAAGCAAGTGAGCTCTTTGAAAAAATGGTAAATGTATATAGTATCTTGCCAACTCTGGAACATTATGGTTGCATGGTAGACTTATTAGGACGTGCTGGAAAGATAGAAGAAGCTTATCGGTTGATTATGAGCATGCCTATGGAGCCTAACTCTGTTATATTAAGGAGTTATCTCAGTTCATGCAAGCACCAGGGCCATGTTCATTCCGCCGATTCACATTTAATGAAACTTCTGCTTGAAAAAGAGCCCGAGATTGGAGCAAATTATGTTATTGCTGGTTCTGTATCCACTTTGCTGGGATGTGGTAGTGGCATCAATAACACGAGAAATTATATGAAGCAAAAAGGTATGAAAAAAGTTCCTGGTTGCAGTTGGGTGCATTTGCTTGTCGGGGATTGTTAG